A part of Microbacterium terregens genomic DNA contains:
- the tuf gene encoding elongation factor Tu → MAKAKFERTKPHVNIGTIGHVDHGKTTLTAAISKVLADKYPSATNVQRDFASIDSAPEERQRGITINISHVEYETPKRHYAHVDAPGHADYIKNMITGAAQMDGAILVVAATDGPMAQTREHVLLAKQVGVPYLLVALNKSDMVDDEEILELVELEVRELLSSQDFDGDNAPVVRVSGLKALEGDAEWVEKIVELMEAVDASIPDPVRDKDKPFLMPIEDVFTITGRGTVVTGRAERGTLAINSEVEIVGLRPTQKTIVTGIEMFHKQLDEAWAGENCGLLLRGTKRDDVERGQVVVKPGSVTPHTNFEGTAYILSKEEGGRHNPFFTNYRPQFYFRTTDVTGVITLPEGTEMVMPGDTTDMTVELIQPIAMEEGLGYAIREGGRTVGAGTVVKILK, encoded by the coding sequence GTGGCTAAGGCCAAGTTCGAGCGGACCAAGCCGCACGTAAACATCGGAACCATCGGTCACGTCGACCACGGCAAGACCACGCTCACCGCAGCGATCTCGAAGGTGCTCGCCGACAAGTACCCGTCGGCCACCAACGTGCAGCGCGACTTCGCGTCCATTGACTCTGCTCCCGAGGAGCGTCAGCGCGGCATCACGATCAACATCTCGCACGTCGAGTACGAGACGCCGAAGCGCCACTACGCGCACGTCGACGCCCCGGGTCACGCTGACTACATCAAGAACATGATCACCGGTGCTGCCCAGATGGACGGCGCGATCCTCGTGGTCGCGGCGACCGACGGCCCCATGGCTCAGACGCGCGAGCACGTGCTTCTGGCCAAGCAGGTCGGCGTGCCGTACCTGCTCGTCGCCCTGAACAAGAGCGACATGGTCGATGACGAGGAGATCCTGGAGCTCGTCGAGCTCGAGGTTCGCGAGCTTCTCTCGAGCCAGGACTTCGATGGCGACAACGCTCCCGTTGTCCGCGTCTCGGGTCTGAAGGCGCTCGAGGGCGACGCCGAGTGGGTCGAGAAGATCGTCGAGCTCATGGAGGCCGTCGACGCTTCCATCCCCGACCCGGTGCGTGACAAGGACAAGCCGTTCCTCATGCCCATCGAGGACGTCTTCACCATCACCGGCCGTGGCACGGTCGTGACGGGTCGCGCCGAGCGCGGCACCCTCGCGATCAACTCCGAGGTCGAGATCGTGGGTCTGCGCCCGACGCAGAAGACGATCGTCACCGGTATCGAGATGTTCCACAAGCAGCTCGACGAGGCGTGGGCCGGCGAGAACTGTGGTCTGCTTCTTCGCGGCACCAAGCGTGACGACGTCGAGCGCGGCCAGGTTGTCGTCAAGCCCGGTTCGGTCACCCCGCACACCAACTTCGAGGGCACGGCGTACATCCTGTCCAAGGAGGAGGGCGGCCGTCACAACCCGTTCTTCACGAACTACCGCCCGCAGTTCTACTTCCGCACCACGGACGTCACCGGCGTCATCACGCTGCCCGAGGGCACCGAGATGGTCATGCCCGGCGACACCACGGACATGACCGTTGAGCTGATCCAGCCCATCGCCATGGAAGAGGGCCTCGGCTACGCGATCCGTGAGGGTGGCCGCACCGTCGGCGCCGGCACGGTCGTGAAGATCCTCAAGTAG
- the fusA gene encoding elongation factor G, translating into MAQDVLTDLTKVRNIGIMAHIDAGKTTTTERILFYTGTNHKIGETHDGASTTDWMEQEQERGITITSAAVTCFWDSNQINIIDTPGHVDFTVEVERSLRVLDGAVAVFDGKEGVEPQSETVWRQADKYDVPRICFVNKMDKLGADFYFTVDTIINKLKARPLVIQLPIGAESDFIGVVDLVEMRALVWAGDSKGDVTMGAKYDVQEIPADMADVVAKYREMLLETVAESDEVLLEKHFGGEGLTVAEIKGAIRKMTVTSEIYPVLCGSAFKNRGVQPMLDAVVDYLPSPLDVPAIEAHDPKNEEIVIERHADRDEPFTALAFKIVTHPFFGRLTYIRVYSGHLDSGGQIVNSTKSKKERIGKIFQMYANKENPVDSVTAGHIYAVIGLKDTTTGDTLSDSQHQVVLESMTFPEPVIEVAIEPKTKADQEKLGLAIQKLAEEDPTFRVEQNSDTGQTVIKGMGELHLDILVDRMKREFRVEANVGKPQVAYRETIKKAVERHDYTHKKQTGGSGQFAKIQFAIEPLDLTAEETYEFDNKVTGGRIPREYIPSINQGFQDAMNVGVLAGYPMVGVKAILLDGAAHDVDSSEMAFKIAGSMGFKEAARKANPVILEPIMGVEVRTPEEYMGDVIGDLNSRRGQIQSMEDAQGVKVVRALVPLSEMFGYIGDLRSKTSGRAVYSMEFDSYAEVPKAVAEEIVQKNKGE; encoded by the coding sequence GTGGCACAAGACGTGCTCACCGACCTGACCAAGGTCCGCAACATCGGCATCATGGCCCACATCGATGCCGGCAAGACGACGACCACCGAGCGCATCCTGTTCTACACGGGAACCAACCACAAGATCGGCGAGACGCACGACGGCGCCTCGACGACCGACTGGATGGAGCAGGAGCAGGAGCGTGGCATCACGATCACCTCCGCTGCTGTGACGTGCTTCTGGGACAGCAACCAGATCAACATCATCGACACGCCCGGCCACGTCGACTTCACGGTCGAGGTCGAGCGCTCACTGCGCGTCCTCGATGGCGCCGTCGCCGTCTTCGACGGCAAGGAGGGCGTCGAGCCCCAGTCCGAGACGGTATGGCGTCAGGCCGACAAGTACGACGTCCCGCGCATCTGCTTCGTCAACAAGATGGACAAGCTGGGCGCCGACTTCTACTTCACGGTCGACACGATCATCAACAAGCTCAAGGCCCGGCCGCTGGTCATCCAGCTGCCGATCGGTGCCGAGAGCGACTTCATCGGCGTCGTCGACCTGGTTGAGATGCGCGCGCTGGTCTGGGCGGGCGACTCCAAGGGCGATGTCACCATGGGTGCCAAGTACGACGTCCAGGAGATCCCGGCCGACATGGCCGACGTGGTCGCCAAGTACCGCGAGATGCTGCTGGAGACGGTCGCCGAGTCCGATGAGGTGCTTCTGGAGAAGCACTTCGGCGGCGAGGGCCTGACTGTTGCCGAGATCAAGGGCGCCATCCGCAAGATGACCGTCACCTCGGAGATCTACCCGGTGCTGTGCGGCTCGGCGTTCAAGAACCGCGGCGTGCAGCCGATGCTGGACGCGGTCGTGGACTACCTCCCGTCGCCGCTGGACGTGCCCGCCATCGAGGCGCACGACCCGAAGAACGAAGAGATCGTCATCGAGCGCCACGCCGACCGCGACGAGCCCTTCACTGCTCTGGCGTTCAAGATCGTGACGCACCCCTTCTTCGGCCGTCTCACCTACATCCGCGTGTACTCCGGTCACCTGGATTCGGGCGGACAGATCGTCAACTCGACGAAGTCCAAGAAGGAGCGCATCGGGAAGATCTTCCAGATGTACGCCAACAAGGAGAACCCGGTCGACTCCGTCACCGCCGGGCACATCTACGCGGTCATCGGCCTCAAGGACACGACCACGGGCGACACGCTCTCCGATTCGCAGCACCAGGTCGTGCTCGAGTCGATGACGTTCCCCGAGCCGGTCATCGAGGTCGCGATCGAGCCCAAGACCAAGGCTGACCAGGAGAAGCTGGGTCTCGCGATCCAGAAGCTCGCGGAGGAGGACCCGACGTTCCGCGTCGAGCAGAACTCCGACACCGGTCAGACCGTCATCAAGGGCATGGGCGAGCTGCACCTGGACATCCTGGTCGACCGCATGAAGCGCGAATTCCGCGTCGAGGCGAACGTCGGCAAGCCCCAGGTCGCGTACCGCGAGACGATCAAGAAGGCTGTCGAGCGTCACGACTACACCCACAAGAAGCAGACCGGTGGTTCGGGTCAGTTCGCGAAGATCCAGTTCGCGATCGAGCCCCTCGACCTGACTGCCGAGGAGACCTACGAGTTCGACAACAAGGTCACCGGTGGGCGCATCCCGCGCGAGTACATCCCCTCGATCAACCAGGGCTTCCAGGACGCCATGAACGTCGGAGTCCTCGCGGGCTACCCGATGGTCGGCGTCAAGGCGATCCTGCTCGACGGCGCGGCGCACGACGTCGACTCGTCCGAGATGGCGTTCAAGATCGCCGGATCGATGGGATTCAAGGAGGCCGCACGCAAGGCCAACCCCGTCATCCTCGAGCCCATCATGGGCGTCGAGGTGCGCACGCCCGAGGAGTACATGGGCGATGTCATCGGCGACCTGAACTCGCGTCGCGGCCAGATCCAGTCGATGGAGGACGCCCAGGGCGTCAAGGTCGTCCGGGCTCTGGTGCCGCTGTCGGAGATGTTCGGCTACATCGGTGACCTGCGCTCGAAGACTTCGGGTCGCGCCGTCTACTCGATGGAGTTCGACAGCTACGCCGAGGTCCCCAAGGCCGTGGCCGAAGAGATCGTCCAGAAGAACAAGGGCGAGTAG
- the rpsG gene encoding 30S ribosomal protein S7: MPRKGPAQKRPVVNDPVYGAPIVSQLVNKILVDGKKSLAESIVYTALKGVEDKNGQDAVATLKKALDNVRPTLEVKSRRVGGSTYQVPVEVKPHRANTLALRWLVSYAKGRREKTMTERLQNEILDASNGLGAAVKRREDTHKMAESNRAFAHYRW; this comes from the coding sequence ATGCCTCGCAAGGGACCAGCCCAGAAGCGCCCCGTCGTCAACGACCCGGTATACGGCGCACCGATCGTCAGCCAGCTCGTCAACAAGATCCTCGTTGACGGCAAGAAGTCGCTCGCCGAGTCGATCGTCTACACCGCCCTGAAGGGCGTCGAGGACAAGAACGGCCAGGACGCCGTCGCCACGCTCAAGAAGGCGCTCGACAACGTGCGCCCGACCCTCGAGGTCAAGAGCCGCCGCGTCGGTGGATCGACCTACCAGGTGCCGGTCGAGGTCAAGCCTCACCGCGCCAACACGCTGGCGCTGCGCTGGCTTGTCAGCTACGCAAAGGGTCGTCGTGAGAAGACGATGACCGAGCGCCTCCAGAACGAGATCCTGGATGCCTCGAACGGCCTGGGTGCCGCGGTCAAGCGCCGCGAAGACACCCACAAGATGGCCGAGTCGAACCGCGCCTTCGCGCACTACCGCTGGTGA